A region from the Oncorhynchus clarkii lewisi isolate Uvic-CL-2024 chromosome 8, UVic_Ocla_1.0, whole genome shotgun sequence genome encodes:
- the LOC139415643 gene encoding uncharacterized protein C14orf132-like, with protein sequence MDLSFMAAQSVMAGAFMDSSPNDDYSTDHSLFNSSASVHAASMAAHDQPEREPMSRDAIWLWIAITATIGNIVVVGVVYAFTF encoded by the coding sequence TCTGTCATGGCGGGAGCCTTCATGGACTCGTCACCCAACGATGACTACAGCACGGACCACTCCCTCTTCAACTCGTCAGCCAGCGTCCACGCGGCCTCCATGGCAGCCCATGACCAGCCGGAGAGGGAGCCCATGTCCCGCGACGCCATCTGGCTTTGGATTGCCATCACCGCCACCATTGGGAACATTGTGGTTGTGGGAGTGGTCTACGCCTTCACTTTCTGA